The following are encoded in a window of Onthophagus taurus isolate NC chromosome 3, IU_Otau_3.0, whole genome shotgun sequence genomic DNA:
- the LOC111418515 gene encoding jerky protein homolog-like has translation MAEKRKKVVLTIPQKIEMISKIENGASRKQMCLQYGIGETTVRDVLKQKEKLLAFATVSNSVSGMKKRKTMKKSTYSELDSALAEWLAQERSEGTPVSGPNIAAKAKVFFDLLGLEGNFDASSGWLHRFKKRYGIREIGLHGEKLSSDQQAADDFQRDFEKFVMSEDLSPEQIYNADESGLFWKCLPTRTLAFESEHKAAGHKSSKERITILPCSNTAGTHKLKLLVIGKSKKPRSFKGTRADNLPVDYFNQKKRLDEPADFSRMV, from the coding sequence ATGGCTGAAAAACGAAAGAAGGTTGTGTTAACGATTCcacaaaaaatagaaatgatttctaaaatagaaaatggCGCATCAAGAAAGCAGATGTGTTTACAATACGGGATTGGGGAAACAACAGTGCGAgatgttttaaagcaaaaagaaaagttattggCTTTTGCAACAGTTTCAAACAGTGTTTCTGGaatgaaaaaacgaaaaacaatgaagaaatccaCGTACAGTGAACTTGACTCGGCATTAGCGGAGTGGCTAGCTCAAGAGCGAAGTGAAGGCACTCCTGTATCCGGTCCTAACATTGCAGCTAAAGCAAAAGTCTTCTTTGATTTGTTAGGACTGGAAGGAAATTTTGATGCGTCGTCCGGTTGGTTACATCGTTTTAAGAAACGTTATGGAATTAGGGAGATAGGTCTTCATGGGGAAAAGCTGAGCAGTGATCAACAAGCAGCTGACGATTTTCAACgtgattttgaaaagtttgtaATGTCGGAAGATTTGTCACCAGAACAAATTTATAATGCTGATGAATCAGGGCTTTTTTGGAAGTGTCTTCCCACTCGCACTTTAGCATTTGAAAGTGAACATAAAGCGGCAGGACACAAAAGTAGCAAGGAAAGAATCACAATCTTGCCATGCAGCAATACTGCAGGTACCCACAAACTGAAACTTCTTGTAATCGGTAAATCTAAGAAACCAAGGTCTTTTAAGGGGACAAGAGCAGACAATTTACCAgtcgattatttcaatcaaaaaaaaaggttggATGAACCAGcagatttttcaagaatggtttga